The DNA sequence ATATTCGCTGTGCTATTCAGGTTGGGACGATAACCCGGCAAACCTGTAACAAGTGTTGTCAGTTTTACTCTAAAATATTACCAGATTTGTAAAAAGTTATCTGTCATTCCAAATGAGCTATGTCGGCATTTAAGGAAATAAGCTGGAGTGAAACTTCAGCATTAGATTTGTATCATGAAATATGCCCGGGTTCTGCAGtggaaatactgcgcgactttaggagcgcaatattattccgcgaaagaacgaaaAGCAGAGATACGCACTCATACACTATATTTATGTCTTAACGTAAACTATAGGAGTAAGGGTCCGGCCATTTTATAttctggtgtgtgtgtgtgtgtgtgtgtgtgtgtgtgtgtgtgtgtgtttggggagAGGGGAAGGGACTgggataatttttaaataaaattcctgTCTACAATTTTCTAATTCGCCATATTCTTTGGTTTGAAACTgcttttagatttaatattttataatttcataataaggTTTCTTTATATCATAGCATAACACTTTTTTGAGCAGCATTTCTATCAACATTTTAATATTGGACACTGTCAGATTGATTATGTGTAGTGTAATTGTGACTGCAGTATGTTATACTGATATATATGAACagtaatataaatgtatatacctGACGGTTTAGTAACAATCATAACTGGACTTGATCTGTCAGTTTCCACTTCGACGATAAGTCGAGTCATCGTGTTGTCAACATAAATAGGAAACTTCTTTCCTGGGGCCGAACTATCCGTAAACATAGCAATGTCAACCAGCTTTGTTGTCCGAAATGTTTTATATTCCAAATTGATCTCTATTACATCTATGTTAGAGGTCCATCAGTTCCTATATAAACAGACAATGTTtatatcctttttaattttagtttaaacatttacATAACTTCTAAGCAGCTAGAACTTGCTTGATGGCTGA is a window from the Mercenaria mercenaria strain notata chromosome 7, MADL_Memer_1, whole genome shotgun sequence genome containing:
- the LOC128558760 gene encoding uncharacterized protein LOC128558760 — protein: MFTDSSAPGKKFPIYVDNTMTRLIVEVETDRSSPVMIVTKPSGLPGYRPNLNSTANIGTVSTVRATMDVAITMADYGIWMLNKLDANTWNVKFKARVLWILATSF